A single window of Debaryomyces hansenii CBS767 chromosome F complete sequence DNA harbors:
- a CDS encoding DEHA2F20724p (weakly similar to uniprot|Q91WE2 Mus musculus Nip30 NEFA- interacting nuclear protein NIP30), translated as MPDFVSENSLNASELETQLAKAKEANEKHTLEEEPERKSLYEQLKESKEQKHLEYQKQLESQNSSYKLDEKSAKFYDELKKNEREKEQQSLKAEAEKLNLYRNLKKTQQKPIPKSLSTTSTLSAGEIPTKSSIILKKRKLEIYSKVTHETEKSDDSIKPAKESANSPVLVSNDKSSNKSTPEVIRPDATTIERTNTKSNTLQGLGDYSSSDEE; from the exons ATGCCTGATTTTGTTAGTGAGAATAGCTTAAATGCTTCAGAGCTTGAAACACAGCTTGCAAAGGCAAAAGAGGCCAACGAAAAGCATACGCTCGAAGAAGAACCAGAACGGAAATCATTATATGAACAATTAAAGGAAAGTAAAG AACAAAAACATCTAGAATATCAAAAGCAATTGGAGAGTCAAAACTCTTCATATAAATTAGATGAGAAGTCTGCAAAATTTTACGACGAactaaagaagaatgaaagAGAAAAGGAACAACAGAGCCTTAAGGCAGAAGCCGAAAAGTTGAACTTATATAgaaacttgaagaaaactCAACAAAAGCCTATTCCGAAGTCGTTATCTACTACTTCAACTTTGTCTGCTGGTGAAATACCTACTAAATcgtcaataattttgaagaaaagaaagctAGAGATCTATTCAAAAGTAACACACGAAACAGAGAAAAGTGATGATTCGATTAAACCGGCCAAAGAGCTGGCAAACTCACCTGTTCTTGTATCTAATGATAAGTCTAGTAATAAGTCAACACCAGAAGTAATACGACCTGATGCAACTACAATCGAACGTACTAATACGAAATCCAACACACTACAGGGTTTAGGTGACTACTCATCAAGCGACGAAGAATAG
- a CDS encoding DEHA2F20746p (weakly similar to uniprot|P53921 Saccharomyces cerevisiae YNL122c hypothetical protein singleton), with amino-acid sequence MKKDQNSTYYNPKGSILSILNRLASKLYLKMYGSLFQSATRIIFGKKPTINTLIQTRNKMKTHKAAAKRFIKTGNGFKRKQAGRNHGNGGFSANSIRQLDSFVPVTDKGGHLKKLKNSL; translated from the coding sequence ATGAAGAAAGATCAAAATTCAACCTACTACAATCCAAAGGGTAGTATTCTTTCTATTCTAAACAGGCTAGCTTCTAAGTTGTACTTAAAAATGTATGGGTCTTTATTTCAGTCAGCCacaagaataatatttggCAAGAAGCCAACAATTAACACCTTAATTCAAACCAGAAATAAGATGAAAACTCATAAAGCAGCCGCAAAgagatttattaaaactGGAAACGGGTTCAAGAGAAAACAAGCTGGAAGAAACCACGGAAATGGTGGTTTTAGTGCTAACTCTATTCGTCAATTAGACTCTTTCGTCCCAGTTACCGATAAGGGTGgtcatttgaagaagttgaagaattctttATAA
- a CDS encoding DEHA2F20768p (similar to CA0693|IPF12606.5eoc Candida albicans IPF12606.5eoc), producing the protein MPDIPTKRRLSNGSVIDNTNKRQMQSSFVPEVEQESDGYLSEDSSDQPIFDMAVAANSNQWQETITKVVKSVVSIQFTHVSNFDTESSIVSEATGFVVDAKRGLILTNRHVVGPGPFCGYVVFDNHEEAVVKPIYRDPVHDFGFLQFDAKSIKYMDVTQLELKPDLAKVGTEIRVVGNDAGEKLSILAGFISRLDRNAPDYGALTYNDFNTEYIQAAASASGGSSGSPVVNEDGHAVAIQAGGSSEASTDFFLPVYRPLRALRCIQESQPITRGDIQVEWSLKPFDECRRLGLTSEAERIARERFPDKIGLLVAELVLPEGPADELIKEGDTLISINDEPISTFIKVDEILDESVGKELKVVIQRGGEEITQTIKIGDLHSITPDRYVDVAGASFNQMSYQVARCYCIPVKGVYINDASGSFEFSTFEKTGWLLETVDDKQTPDLDTFIEVMKQIPDRQKVTITYRHVSDLHTESIQVIYIERHWQSTFRLAVRNDKSGLWDFTDIQDKPLPPLKLEPQNAKYINIPFENEEKQGCASLVKSFVQVRTVAPVPMDSYPYRKEIGYGVVVDATNGYVLVSRRFVPHDMCDIFVIFAESVDIPGKVVFLHPNQNYAIIKYDPKLVLADVQAPKFSDKPLKRGEKSFFVGYNYNLRLVTEDVKVSGISSLNVPAASLSPRYRGTNLECVLLDSKLCQECDSGVLADEDGTLRSFWLSYLGESNCDQTTDRMYRMGLDVTDVLDVINKLKDNEIPVDLRILDAEFSSITILQGRTRGVPQKWINEFEKVCHDELKFLSVERVAAAKLNQTPNPLKIGDILLSVNGSIVKTMRDLKIMYNKPSLDFKIIRSKKEMDITVPTVETTSLNTSHVVFWCGAILQAPHHGVRQLMEKIPSEVYVTRKNSGGPAHQYGIVTNSFITHVNDKETKNLESFMDAITDIADNTYIKLRLVSFDNVPVAISVKTNYHYFPTAELKKNKETGEWKEIEHKEK; encoded by the coding sequence atGCCTGATATTCCAACAAAGAGAAGATTATCCAATGGGTCTGTTATTGACAATACAAACAAGAGACAAATGCAGTCTTCTTTTGTTCCAGAAGTAGAACAAGAGCTGGATGGGTACCTTTCAGAGGATAGTTCAGATCAGCCAATATTTGACATGGCAGTGGCAGCGAACAGCAACCAGTGGCAAGAAACTATCACAAAGGTCGTGAAGTCTGTTGTATCGATCCAGTTTACTCATGTGAGCAATTTTGATACTGAATCGTCCATAGTTAGTGAAGCTACTGGATTTGTCGTTGATGCCAAAAGAGGTTTGATTTTGACCAATAGACATGTGGTAGGACCAGGGCCATTCTGTGGTTATGTTGTGTTTGATAACCACGAAGAGGCAGTTGTGAAACCAATCTATCGTGACCCGGTTCATGATTTCGGATTTTTGCAGTTCGATGCCAAAagcatcaaatatatgGATGTCACGCAACTTGAATTAAAGCCCGATTTGGCTAAGGTTGGTACTGAAATAAGGGTAGTAGGGAATGATGCTGGTGAAAAGTTGTCTATTTTAGCCGGGTTCATCTCGAGATTAGATAGAAATGCTCCAGATTATGGTGCCTTGacatataatgattttaacaCCGAGTATATTCAGGCTGCAGCTAGTGCATCAGGTGGTTCTTCAGGGTCGCCTGTTGTGAATGAAGATGGTCATGCCGTTGCTATACAGGCTGGTGGCTCTTCTGAAGCTTCTACTGATTTCTTTCTTCCTGTCTACAGACCTTTGAGAGCATTGCGTTGCATCCAAGAATCCCAGCCAATCACTAGAGGTGATATTCAAGTTGAATGGCTGTTGAAACCATTTGATGAATGTAGAAGATTAGGGTTAACTTCCGAAGCTGAACGTATTGCAAGAGAACGTTTCCCAGATAAGATTGGTTTATTGGTAGCTGAATTAGTCTTACCAGAAGGTCCAGctgatgaattaattaaagaagGTGATACCTTAATCTCAATCAATGATGAACCAATCTCTACCTTTATTAAGGTTGACGAAATTTTGGACGAAAGCGTTGGCAAGGAATTAAAAGTTGTTATTCAAAGAGGAGGCGAAGAAATAACCCAAACTATAAAAATTGGTGATTTGCATTCTATCACTCCTGATAGATACGTTGATGTTGCAGGTGCATCTTTCAACCAAATGTCGTACCAAGTCGCTAGGTGTTATTGCATCCCCGTCAAAGGTGTTTACATAAACGATGCATCCGGCTCATTTGAGTTCTCAACTTTTGAGAAAACCGGTTGGTTATTAGAAACAGTAGATGATAAGCAAACTCCAGACTTGGACACTTTTATTGAAGTGATGAAACAAATTCCAGATCGTCAAAAGGTTACCATAACTTATCGTCATGTTTCCGATTTACATACTGAAAGTATTCAAGTAATCTATATTGAAAGACATTGGCAGTCTACTTTCAGATTGGCTGTGAGAAACGATAAAAGTGGTTTATGGGATTTCACtgatattcaagataaaCCATTACCCCCATTAAAGCTTGAACCTCAAAATGCAAAGTATATTAACATtccatttgaaaatgaagagaAGCAAGGTTGCGCCTCTTTGGTAAAATCATTTGTTCAAGTTAGAACTGTTGCTCCTGTCCCAATGGATTCTTACCCTTACCGTAAGGAAATAGGTTATGgggttgttgttgatgctACGAATGGTTACGTATTAGTTTCTAGAAGATTCGTCCCTCATGACATGTGTGATATATTTGTCATTTTTGCTGAGTCGGTAGATATCCCTGGTAAAGTTGTATTTTTGCATCCTAATCAGAATTATGCAATCATCAAATACGATCCTAAGCTCGTTTTAGCTGATGTACAAGCTCCAAAATTTAGCGACAAGCCTTTAAAAAGAGGTGAAAAGTCGTTTTTTGTTGGTTACAATTACAACTTAAGACTTGTTACTGAGGATGTTAAAGTTAGTGGTATCTCGTCGCTTAATGTCCCTGCCGCTTCATTATCTCCTCGTTATAGAGGAACTAATTTGGAGTGTGTTCTTTTAGATAGTAAGTTATGTCAAGAATGCGACTCTGGTGTTTTGGCCGATGAAGATGGTACCTTACGTTCTTTCTGGTTAAGTTATTTAGGTGAAAGTAACTGTGACCAAACAACGGATAGAATGTATAGGATGGGGTTGGATGTCACTGACGTCTTAGATGTaattaacaaattgaaggataatgaaattccTGTTGATTTGAGAATATTGGACGCCGAATTTTCTTCTATCACAATTTTACAAGGTAGAACTAGAGGTGTACCACAAAAATGgattaatgaatttgaaaaagtttgCCATGATGAGTTAAAGTTCTTATCTGTTGAAAGAGTTGCAGCTgcaaaattaaatcaaacTCCTAATCCATTGAAGATTGGTGACATCTTGTTATCTGTTAATGGATCTATTGTTAAAACCATGAGAGATTTGAAGATCATGTATAACAAGCCAAGTTTAGATTTCAAGATTATCAGACTGAAAAAAGAAATGGATATCACCGTTCCTACTGTTGAGACAACAAGCTTGAATACGTCACACGTTGTGTTTTGGTGTGGTGCTATTTTACAAGCACCTCACCATGGTGTACGTCAATTAATGGAAAAGATTCCAAGTGAAGTTTATGTCACTCGTAAGAACTCGGGTGGTCCTGCTCACCAATATGGTATTGTCACCAATAGTTTTATCACTCATGTTAACGATAAAGAAACTAAAAACTTGGAATCATTCATGGATGCTATAACGGACATTGCCGACAATACCTATATTAAGTTAAGATTGGTATCTTTCGATAACGTTCCAGTTGCAATCTCCGTGAAGACCAACTATCATTACTTCCCAACCGcagaattgaagaagaacaaagaAACCGGTGAATGGAAAGAAATCGAACACAAAGAAAAATAG
- a CDS encoding DEHA2F20790p (similar to CA0694|IPF12603 Candida albicans IPF12603), producing MSTSQLKLSLKDVIPTHPEPYPPQLISFADYLYSLSLQKNPVLPNRAEIARCHFCAYLAAEKYQRSLKLPEPSVRKIPVQPKLIDKFLDDFRVTLLNQERSASASPTTSPTKRRTQRTSNFTTPTSSPSKITKLSPMKHTTPKISSPLKKLQALRDQELKQAGPDSTPASSDINDEESIFNQKEASEASESVPNTPSTPTTKYVKRQITIADFISFANNFFIPASITPKMVESFVSHKHKFTKKNEWLLACGMINAAYVRINHQLLQKTIGAKSQFQNQLFQYQKGGLMRWNMLLWCNIIEDAIKDEPWISEIEQNYIFGKSPLHEDIEKREIDAKLGPGWELFERFGSMSHPNVQFDSDPQNLYHHTWTNNIISQLDS from the coding sequence ATGAGTACGTCCCAGTTGAAGCTATCGCTCAAGGATGTCATACCGACACACCCAGAGCCGTACCCACCGCAATTAATATCGTTCGCAGATTACTTGTACCTGTTGAGCTTGCAGAAGAACCCGGTACTACCTAATCGAGCAGAGATCGCTAGATGCCATTTCTGTGCATATTTGGCAGCAGAGAAATACCAGCGGTCGTTGAAGCTACCAGAGCCGTCTGTGAGGAAGATACCCGTGCAGCCCAAGCTAATTGATAAGTTCTTGGACGATTTTCGGGTTACGTTGTTGAATCAGGAGAGATCGGCCAGTGCTAGTCCCACCACTAGTCCAACAAAGAGACGAACACAGCGAACGCTGAATTTCACCACGCCTACGTCGTCACCATCGAAAATAACGAAGCTATCGCCCATGAAGCACACCACCCCCAAGATCAGCTCTCCGTTGAAGAAGTTGCAGGCGTTGCGAGATCAGGAGCTCAAGCAGGCTGGCCCCGACTCGACACCCGCATCGCTGGACATCAACGACGAAGAATCGATATTTAACCAGAAAGAGGCGTCGGAGGCTTCTGAATCGGTTCCCAATACTCCATCCACACCCACCACAAAGTACGTTAAGCGACAGATCACCATCGCCGACTTCATCTCGTTTGccaataatttcttcattccCGCGTCGATCACCCCCAAGATGGTCGAGTCGTTTGTCTCACACAAGCACAAGTTCACCAAGAAAAACGAATGGCTCCTAGCCTGTGGCATGATTAATGCAGCGTATGTGCGGATCAACCACCAGTTGCTCCAAAAAACCATCGGGGCCAAATCTCAATTCCAGAACCAGCTCTTCCAGTACCAAAAGGGCGGTCTCATGCGGTGGAACATGCTCTTGTGGTGCAATATAATCGAAGACGCCATTAAGGATGAACCATGGATATCGGAGATAGAGCAGAACTATATATTTGGTAAGTCTCCGCTACACGAAGACATAGAGAAGCGAGAAATTGATGCAAAATTAGGACCAGGTTGGGAATTATTCGAGCGTTTCGGCTCAATGTCCCACCCAAATGTCCAGTTTGATTCCGACCCGCAGAACCTCTACCATCATACATGGACAAACAACATCATCTCACAATTGGATAGTTAG
- a CDS encoding DEHA2F20812p (similar to CA0695|IPF12601 Candida albicans IPF12601) has translation MLFRQVARPLNVNSARLFSLSSGARQKMPELYDHVQRPKELVSGAPEEMATKRVVRIYREAKPATQSSNHNGSHWKLNWDVLGKGNRWENDLIGYQSSADYMQGTNMHFDTKEAAIRFAQGQGWDHYVQEPKKKHFRKKDYSTNFLHSSGPLKHIRTK, from the coding sequence ATGTTATTCAGACAAGTAGCCAGACCTTTGAATGTGAACAGCGCTCGTTTGTTCTCGTTAAGCAGTGGTGCTAGACAAAAGATGCCCGAATTATATGATCATGTACAGAGACCAAAGGAATTAGTATCGGGGGCTCCAGAAGAAATGGCAACCAAGAGAGTTGTCAGAATTTACAGAGAGGCCAAGCCAGCCACACAATCTAGTAACCATAACGGAAGCCACTGGAAATTGAACTGGGATGTGTTGGGCAAGGGAAACAGATGGGAAAACGACTTAATTGGTTACCAATCGTCCGCTGACTACATGCAAGGTACTAACATGCATTTTGACACCAAGGAGGCGGCCATCAGGTTTGCCCAGGGTCAAGGATGGGATCACTATGTCCAGGaaccaaagaagaagcacTTCAGAAAGAAGGATTATTCCACCAACTTCCTCCACTCTTCTGGGCCTTTGAAGCACATTAGAACTAAATAA
- a CDS encoding DEHA2F20834p (similar to uniprot|P38827 Saccharomyces cerevisiae YHR119W SET1 Histone methyltransferase): MSYNPYRSRNYGGGYSNNGYRQRHYYSDYNESSYNSSYRDQYDRNGSYSGSKGRHYNSGTSRNAPPPSSSAYSSDSSSRTYANSSSSGPAKIPVGPKSLTIDGSTNGDLPTAGTQKHNIPPTNAISGTDATTGVNPNDSNFTQLLLHQDLSKQIEFSGEIDSKRNYKVIYDPELDKSLSKAERKTKQKKIRFNGESLSSHDVTDPRKSSTGSTSAYFLKPNKKSKKFPFKQLPQPKFIYDKDSLGPPPQNEIVVWDLPSTTSEVYLSNFFKSYGDSIKDLKFINDPLNAVPLGIATCKFQGNPDKSMRIAKKFIANVRINHTKIDGAELKIALNDNDNKLLDDKIKVAQDKLRISRIKIEEEEKKRLKKQQAIEDQKRRETEKAAKEKKLQESANSSHESRFKPNTTTLSIRHHNEVIPGVFLPRELRKYIRDRPYIFINDKYVPTRKVSSQDIKKVLNKYDWTRVLPDRSGFFVVFNSIKECERCFINEDGRKFFEYKMFMELALPENFNESSSSTSNNDNTDLSASNRKQNDVVEEASNMLIKEFQNFLAKDIRERVIAPVVLDLLSHDKYPKLVEELKAKELATKKAASPIVTNAVRQVKSKPNVLSSLAIKSKPQAILPSFRKKKDLPNAGLNSANKAKKNVIPMQHALNYDHESDESDEDDSTRSTTPLTPTLKRERSPTVSSVSNDNDIEDKLEDIQKPSKKKQKKTKLHQSFLYDSASDEDMEAVSEEKEVEKDESEGEEDIDYSHIDKIYQPTEDYPRPVYEEVPRFPSDPLDLDALQSIIKDDEDITLLQTALADVTSESNIKNMEYWAWKQKDIKAKAGVQEISEDLEVIGPLDSRFDSKSGAFKSEGYRKIPDADKIEYLPHRRKIHKPIKTIQHDDDELNANNSTTNNNSNNIQSSRVNRANNRRFAADISAQKQMLGSETDILNLNALTKRKKPVSFARSAIHNWGLYALEPIAAKEMIIEYVGESIRQQVAEHRERSYLKTGIGSSYLFRIDENTVVDATKKGGIARFINHCCNPSCTAKIIKVEGKKRIVIYALRDIEANEELTYDYKFEKETNDAERIRCLCGAPGCKGYLN, translated from the coding sequence ATGTCATATAATCCTTATCGACTGAGGAATTACGGGGGAGgatattcaaataacgGTTATCGACAACGACATTATTATAGTGATTATAATGAGAGTTCctataattcttcatacCGTGATCAATATGACAGAAATGGGAGTTATTCCGGGAGTAAAGGGCGTCATTACAATTCAGGTACGAGTCGAAACGCTCCACCGCCAAGTTCATCAGCATATTCGTCGGATTCGTCGTCACGTACTTACGCAAACTCGTCTAGTTCAGGTCCAGCAAAGATTCCAGTGGGGCCCAAATCATTGACCATAGATGGTTCTACAAATGGAGACTTGCCAACAGCAGGAACTCAGAAGCATAATATACCACCTACGAACGCAATAAGCGGTACGGACGCTACTACGGGTGTGAATCCAAATGATTCCAATTTTACGCAGCTTTTACTTCACCAGGATCTACTgaaacaaattgaattttcagGCGAAATAGACTCAAAGAGAAACTACAAAGTGATATACGACCCGGAGTTAGATAAATCACTTTCCAAAGCAGAACGCAAGACCAAacagaaaaaaattagGTTTAATGGGGAATCACTTTCTAGCCATGATGTCACTGATCCAAGAAAATCAAGTACTGGAAGCACGTCAGCATACTTCCTTAAGCCaaataaaaaatcaaagaaattccCTTTCAAGCAATTGCCACAACCAAAGTTCATTTACGATAAAGATTCTTTAGGACCCCCGCCGCAGAATGAAATCGTTGTGTGGGACTTACCATCAACAACAAGCGAGGTTTATTTGAgtaattttttcaagagTTATGGTGATTCAATtaaagatttgaaatttattaatgatccTTTGAATGCTGTTCCATTAGGTATTGCTACATGCAAATTTCAAGGAAACCCAGATAAGTCTATGCGTATTGCGAAGAAGTTTATTGCTAACGTCAGAATAAACCATACCAAAATAGATGGTGCTGAATTAAAAATTGCCCTtaatgataacgataataAGTTATTGgatgataaaataaagGTAGCACAAGATAAATTGCgaatttcaagaattaaaatcgaagaagaagaaaagaagcGGCTTAAAAAGCAACAGGCAATTGAAGATCAAAAGAGACGGGAAACAGAAAAGGCAGcgaaagaaaagaaattgcaAGAGTCTGCAAATTCTTCACATGAATCAAGATTCAAACCTAATACAAcaacattatcaataagGCATCATAACGAAGTTATTCCGGGCGTATTTTTGCCTAGAGAGTTAAGAAAATACATTAGGGATCGTccttatatttttataaatgataAGTATGTGCCTACTAGAAAAGTTTCATCCCAAGATATTAAAAAGGTTCTCAACAAGTACGATTGGACGAGAGTCCTTCCGGATAGATCTGGGTTTTTCGTTGTATTCAACTCAATAAAAGAATGTGAAAGGTGCTTCATAAATGAAGACggaagaaaattttttgaatataagATGTTTATGGAATTAGCATTACCCGAAAATTTCAACGAAAGCTCCTCACTGActtctaataatgataacaCTGATTTATCTGCATCCAATAGGAAACAGAATGATGTTGTGGAAGAAGCAAGTAATATGTTGATCAAGGAATTTCAGAACTTCTTAGCTAAAGATATCAGGGAAAGAGTCATTGCTCCTGTTGTTCTTGATTTATTGAGCCATGATAAATACCCAAAATTGGTGGAAGAACTCAAGGCTAAGGAATTGGCCACAAAGAAAGCAGCATCACCTATAGTTACTAACGCTGTACGTCAAGTTAAACTGAAACCTAATGTGTTGTCTTCTCTTGCTATTAAGAGCAAGCCCCAGGCAATATTACCAAGCtttagaaagaagaaggatttGCCAAATGCTGGATTGAATTCAGCTAATAAAGCGAAAAAGAATGTAATTCCAATGCAACATGCACTTAATTATGATCACGAATCAGATGAATCAGACGAAGATGACTCGACTAGATCAACTACTCCTTTAACTCCAACATTGAAAAGAGAGCGAAGTCCGACCGTTAGCAGTGTGAGTAATGATAacgatattgaagataaattggAAGATATTCAAAAACCTCTGAAaaagaaacagaagaaaaCGAAATTGCATCAATCATTCTTGTATGATTCAGCGTCTGATGAAGATATGGAAGCTGTttcagaagaaaaagaggTAGAAAAGGATGAAAGtgaaggtgaagaagaCATAGATTATTCTCATatagataaaatttatcaacCCACAGAAGATTATCCACGGCCGGTATATGAAGAAGTCCCAAGGTTTCCTAGTGACCCGCTTGATTTGGATGCCTTACAAAGTATCAtcaaagatgatgaagacatCACACTACTTCAAACGGCATTGGCTGATGTAACATCTGAATCGAATATAAAGAACATGGAATACTGGGCTTGGAAGCAGAAGGATATTAAGGCTAAGGCAGGCGTCCAAGAGATTTCTGAAGATTTAGAAGTCATAGGTCCATTGGATTCTCGATTCGACTCGAAGAGCGGTGCTTTCAAGAGTGAAGGATATAGGAAGATTCCTGATGctgataaaattgaatatctcCCCCATCGTCGTAAGATTCATAAGCCAATTAAAACTATTCAAcatgatgatgatgaattgaatgcTAATAATTCTACAACAAACAacaatagtaataatattcaaagtTCTCGTGTCAATAGAGCTAATAACAGAAGGTTTGCAGCTGATATCAGTGCGCAGAAGCAAATGCTTGGAAGTGAAACAGATATTTTAAACTTAAATGCGCTTACCAAACGTAAGAAGCCGGTTTCATTTGCCAGATCTGCTATTCATAACTGGGGATTGTATGCTTTAGAACCAATTGCAGCTAAGGAAATGATCATTGAGTATGTTGGTGAGAGTATCCGTCAACAAGTTGCAGAGCATAGGGAAAGAAGTTATTTAAAGACAGGAATAGGTTCGTCATATCTCTTTAGGATCGATGAAAATACAGTGGTAGATGCCACAAAAAAAGGTGGTATAGCTAGATTTATCAATCACTGTTGTAATCCAAGTTGTACTGctaaaatcattaaagtCGAAGGTAAGAAGAGAATTGTTATTTATGCATTACGTGATATTGAAGCTAACGAAGAGTTGACTTATGATTATAAGTTTGAAAAGGAGACCAACGATGCTGAGCGTATTAGATGTCTATGTGGTGCTCCTGGTTGTAAAGGCTACTTAAACTAA